The Salvelinus sp. IW2-2015 linkage group LG31, ASM291031v2, whole genome shotgun sequence genome window below encodes:
- the LOC139023330 gene encoding collagen alpha-1(XXII) chain-like, with the protein MELRLACRASLVLVILALTLSGQRVDAQSRAGCKNVHYDLVFILDTSSSVGKENFEKIRQWVSNLVESFDVGPDKTRVAVVRYSDRPTTEFNLGRYXTMDEVKRAARNIRYLGGNTMTGDAISYTTTNIFTEXTR; encoded by the exons ATGGAGCTGCGACTGGCATGCAGGGCTTCCCTAGTCCTGGTCATACTGGCCCTGACTCTCTCAGGACAGAGGGTTGATGCTCAAAGCAGGGCAG GCTGTAAGAATGTGCACTATGACCTGGTGTTCATCCTGGACACGTCATCCAGTGTGGGGAAGGAGAACTTTGAGAAGATCCGCCAGTGGGTCTCCAACCTGGTGGAGTCGTTCGACGTGGGCCCGGACAAGACGCGTGTGGCMGTGGTACGCTACAGCGAYCGGCCCACCACMGAGTTCAACCTGGGACGSTACMGCACCATGGACGAGGTGAAGAGGGCCGCCAGGAACATCCGCTACCTGGGAGGGAACACCATGACCGGGGACGCCATCAgctacaccaccaccaacatCTTCACAGAGCNGACGAGGTGA